The following are encoded together in the Actinoplanes sp. N902-109 genome:
- a CDS encoding sulfatase — MRKLLASILALGCLTACTPDGSRATAASNHRNIVFVLTDDLALNLVPYLPHVRELAAKGTSFSDFTVTDSLCCPSRSSIFTGKFPHNTGVFTNSGPDGGFPTFEKRGNESSTFATDLQQAGYRTAFLGKYLNLYHPKDKHVPPGWTSWYGAGDAYGEFNYTLLENDQLKHYGAKPEDYLTDVVSAKASSFITESAAAGKPFLVEVATFAPHAPYTPAPRDKDSFPDVTAPRGPSFGKVPTDATGWLAGHPPLSDADITTIDADFRKRVQAVQAVDRMIADLETTLDKAGVADRTVVVFGSDNGYHMGEHGLNPGKQTAFDTDVNVPLVAAGPGIRAGATVGVPAENIDLRPTFDELAGVTPAAEVDGRSLVPLLSGAAPAWRDVALVEHHGPGTDPADPDKQSSKSGTPPTYQAIRTPAFTYVEYTTGEREYYDNAKDPDQLHNVASTLTADRLAQLHHTVQTMTACRGETCRTADRS; from the coding sequence ATGCGGAAACTCCTGGCATCGATCCTCGCGCTCGGGTGTCTGACGGCCTGCACGCCGGACGGCAGCAGGGCCACGGCTGCGAGCAACCACCGCAACATCGTGTTCGTGTTGACGGACGACTTGGCGCTCAACCTCGTGCCGTACCTGCCCCATGTCCGGGAGCTGGCCGCGAAGGGCACCTCGTTCTCCGACTTCACCGTGACCGACTCGCTGTGCTGCCCGTCGCGCTCCTCGATCTTCACGGGCAAGTTCCCGCACAACACCGGCGTCTTCACCAACAGCGGTCCGGACGGCGGTTTCCCCACGTTCGAGAAGCGCGGCAACGAGTCGTCCACGTTCGCCACCGATCTGCAGCAGGCGGGCTACCGCACCGCGTTTCTCGGCAAGTACCTGAACCTGTACCACCCGAAGGACAAGCACGTGCCGCCCGGCTGGACCAGCTGGTACGGCGCCGGCGACGCCTACGGCGAGTTCAACTACACCCTGCTCGAGAACGACCAGCTCAAGCATTACGGTGCGAAACCCGAGGACTACCTGACCGACGTCGTCAGCGCCAAGGCGTCCTCCTTCATCACCGAGTCGGCCGCCGCGGGCAAGCCGTTCCTGGTCGAGGTGGCGACGTTCGCGCCGCATGCACCGTACACACCGGCCCCGCGCGACAAGGACTCCTTCCCGGACGTGACGGCGCCGCGCGGCCCGTCGTTCGGGAAGGTCCCCACTGACGCGACCGGGTGGCTTGCCGGGCACCCGCCGCTGAGCGACGCCGACATCACGACGATCGACGCGGACTTCCGCAAGCGGGTGCAGGCGGTGCAGGCCGTCGACCGGATGATCGCCGACCTCGAGACGACCCTCGACAAGGCCGGGGTGGCGGACCGGACGGTCGTCGTGTTCGGCTCGGACAACGGCTATCACATGGGTGAGCACGGCCTGAACCCCGGTAAGCAGACGGCGTTCGACACCGACGTCAACGTCCCGCTCGTCGCGGCCGGACCCGGGATCCGCGCGGGCGCCACCGTCGGGGTCCCGGCCGAGAACATCGATCTGCGGCCCACCTTCGACGAGCTGGCCGGGGTCACCCCGGCTGCCGAGGTGGACGGGCGCAGCCTGGTGCCGTTGCTGTCCGGCGCTGCCCCGGCGTGGCGGGACGTGGCGCTGGTCGAGCATCACGGCCCCGGCACCGACCCGGCCGACCCGGACAAGCAGTCGAGCAAGAGCGGCACCCCGCCGACCTATCAGGCGATCCGGACCCCCGCCTTCACCTACGTCGAGTACACCACGGGCGAGCGGGAGTACTACGACAACGCGAAGGACCCCGATCAACTGCACAACGTCGCGTCGACATTGACGGCGGACCGGCTTGCTCAACTTCACCACACCGTCCAGACGATGACGGCGTGCCGAGGCGAGACGTGCCGGACCGCGGACCGCAGCTGA
- a CDS encoding amidohydrolase family protein → MARRRLTGDLFDIAQPSWAPDSRSIVVQSYRTGSFDLWLINVDQQRMLRLTEGPYDHREPQFSPDGSRIAFSSDRGGSYGIHVLDPASGAITTIADSAAEEYEPSWSPDGTRIAFVVANTRIDVVTVATGSRTTVLTVPAGQVLHAPVWTPDGTDLVHVNTHDGRSELWRGTTPIVTGEDVFPFRISWRPTGPAASRARGRDTAHAPADTARATRNNAPAAGDRTEPGAGRDTGPDAEFLYTADGRIKSSRGQQIGFVAPLSLAAAPRFHRKQRDFDSVRPRPVLGIGSPVLSPDGSRVAFRALNDIWTMAITIDRASQQVTGVQAPRPLTRDTWWKCDPAWSPDGCYLSYSTDRGGKLDIWLRDLRTGQDRRLTNLPGAAAVSGSWSPDSTMLAFLDQTGALHTVEVATGVVTRVFTATFEPGRPTWSADGETIALAAIKPYSARYREGLSKILLVDRRTGAGRYVDPLPGRSIQTRGDDGPVWSPDGTRMAFVVASVLYVADVTADGSVVGTPRQVTTEVTDAPSWSGDSRRLLYLHNGTLRCIPATGGRPVTVPVSLTWANTKPRGRTVIQAGRMWDGVSPRLASTVDIIVEGHRITAVEPHRAGRDGRIVDARDAVVIPGLIDMHHHREMQGYGYGARQGPLWLSLGITTTRSPGSPAYHMAEEREAIQSGARLGPRYFATGEAIDGSRIYYNFMRPTFSDEQLALELSRAGALDYDVMKAYVRLSPQRQRRVIAWAHEHGIPSTSHYFYPALAFGGDGMEHVGATSRFGFSRTVTALGNVHSDVAQSFIVTRSTLTPTLFNAVVLFRDDDSLVVDERVRTLYPAWEYATLLGYLQAARTTDQSAMRENLARQVAHVARVLRGGGRIITGTDAPIVPNAISTHYNLRAMVAYGMTPYEALITATSIPGEVLAEPLGRIEAGCYADLAILGGDPLTDIARAADVRQVMANGVLHTVPSLLAPFTAPTTASAAAATVEVLPPHPANAGFWWHDPHYLEEARHACCSLT, encoded by the coding sequence GTGGCCCGGCGCCGGCTGACCGGGGACCTGTTCGACATCGCCCAGCCGTCGTGGGCGCCGGACAGCAGATCCATCGTGGTCCAGTCGTACCGCACCGGCTCGTTCGATCTCTGGCTGATCAACGTCGACCAGCAACGGATGCTCCGGCTGACCGAGGGCCCGTACGACCACCGCGAGCCGCAGTTCTCCCCCGACGGCAGCCGGATCGCTTTCTCCTCCGACCGCGGCGGCAGCTACGGCATCCACGTGCTCGACCCGGCGTCCGGCGCCATCACGACGATCGCCGACAGCGCCGCCGAGGAGTACGAGCCCAGCTGGTCGCCCGACGGCACCCGGATCGCCTTCGTCGTGGCCAACACCAGGATCGATGTGGTCACCGTGGCCACCGGCAGCCGGACGACCGTGCTGACAGTCCCGGCGGGGCAGGTGCTGCACGCCCCGGTCTGGACGCCGGACGGCACCGACCTCGTCCATGTCAACACCCACGACGGACGCAGCGAACTGTGGCGCGGCACCACCCCGATCGTCACGGGCGAGGACGTCTTCCCCTTCCGCATCTCCTGGCGGCCCACCGGCCCCGCCGCAAGCCGCGCCAGAGGGCGCGACACAGCTCACGCCCCCGCCGACACAGCCCGAGCCACGCGCAACAACGCCCCCGCCGCCGGAGACCGAACGGAGCCGGGAGCAGGCCGCGACACCGGACCGGACGCGGAATTCCTCTACACCGCCGACGGCCGGATCAAGTCGTCGCGGGGTCAGCAGATCGGCTTCGTGGCACCGCTGTCGCTTGCCGCCGCTCCGCGCTTTCACCGCAAACAGCGGGATTTCGACTCGGTGCGGCCCCGGCCGGTGCTGGGGATCGGCAGCCCGGTGCTGTCGCCCGACGGCAGCCGCGTGGCGTTCCGCGCCCTCAACGACATCTGGACGATGGCCATCACCATCGACCGCGCCAGTCAACAGGTGACGGGCGTACAGGCGCCACGGCCGCTGACCCGCGACACGTGGTGGAAGTGCGACCCGGCGTGGTCGCCGGACGGGTGTTACCTCTCGTACTCCACGGATCGGGGCGGCAAGCTCGACATCTGGCTGCGGGACCTCCGTACCGGGCAGGACCGCCGGCTCACGAACCTGCCCGGCGCCGCGGCAGTGAGCGGAAGCTGGTCACCGGACAGCACGATGCTCGCCTTCCTCGACCAGACCGGCGCCCTGCACACCGTCGAGGTCGCGACCGGCGTTGTCACCCGGGTCTTCACCGCGACGTTCGAACCCGGCCGCCCCACCTGGTCCGCGGACGGCGAGACGATCGCGCTGGCCGCCATCAAGCCGTACTCGGCGCGCTACCGCGAGGGCCTGAGCAAGATTCTGCTGGTCGATCGGCGCACCGGGGCCGGCCGCTACGTGGATCCGCTGCCCGGGCGTTCGATCCAGACCCGGGGCGACGACGGGCCGGTCTGGTCACCGGACGGCACCCGCATGGCGTTCGTCGTCGCAAGCGTCCTGTACGTGGCTGACGTGACGGCGGACGGCTCGGTTGTCGGCACGCCCCGGCAGGTGACCACCGAGGTCACCGACGCGCCGTCGTGGAGCGGTGACTCGCGCCGGCTGCTGTACCTGCACAACGGCACACTGCGGTGCATCCCCGCCACCGGCGGGCGGCCGGTCACCGTGCCGGTCTCGCTGACCTGGGCCAACACCAAGCCGCGCGGCCGGACGGTGATCCAGGCCGGACGGATGTGGGACGGCGTCAGCCCGAGGCTCGCGTCAACCGTCGACATCATCGTGGAGGGGCACCGGATCACCGCGGTCGAGCCGCACCGGGCCGGGCGTGACGGGCGGATCGTGGACGCCCGCGACGCGGTGGTCATCCCCGGCCTGATCGACATGCACCACCACCGTGAGATGCAGGGCTACGGGTACGGGGCCCGGCAGGGGCCGCTCTGGCTGTCGCTGGGCATCACCACCACCCGCTCGCCGGGCAGCCCCGCCTACCACATGGCCGAGGAACGCGAGGCGATCCAGTCCGGCGCCCGCCTCGGACCGCGGTACTTCGCCACCGGTGAGGCGATCGACGGCTCACGCATCTACTACAACTTCATGCGGCCGACGTTCAGCGACGAGCAGCTCGCCCTCGAACTGTCCCGCGCCGGCGCGCTCGACTACGACGTGATGAAGGCGTACGTGCGGTTGAGCCCGCAACGCCAGCGCAGGGTGATCGCCTGGGCGCACGAGCACGGCATCCCCAGCACGTCGCACTACTTCTACCCGGCTCTCGCCTTCGGCGGCGACGGCATGGAACATGTGGGTGCCACGAGCCGGTTCGGTTTCTCCCGTACGGTCACCGCGCTCGGCAACGTCCACAGCGACGTGGCGCAGTCCTTCATCGTGACGCGGTCGACATTGACGCCCACGTTGTTCAACGCCGTCGTGCTGTTCCGTGACGACGACAGCCTCGTGGTCGACGAGCGGGTCCGCACGCTGTACCCGGCGTGGGAGTACGCGACCCTGCTGGGCTACCTGCAGGCCGCCCGCACCACCGACCAGTCGGCGATGCGCGAGAATCTGGCCCGCCAGGTCGCGCACGTGGCCCGGGTCCTGCGCGGCGGCGGGCGGATCATCACCGGCACCGACGCCCCGATCGTGCCGAACGCGATCAGCACCCACTACAACCTGCGGGCGATGGTGGCTTACGGGATGACCCCGTACGAGGCGCTGATCACCGCGACCAGCATTCCCGGCGAGGTCCTGGCCGAGCCGCTGGGCCGCATCGAGGCCGGCTGCTACGCCGATCTCGCGATCCTGGGCGGGGACCCGCTCACCGACATCGCCCGGGCGGCGGACGTCCGGCAGGTCATGGCGAACGGGGTGCTGCACACCGTGCCGTCCCTGCTGGCGCCGTTCACCGCGCCCACAACGGCATCCGCCGCCGCGGCGACAGTCGAGGTCCTGCCGCCGCACCCGGCCAATGCGGGGTTCTGGTGGCACGACCCGCACTATCTCGAGGAGGCACGGCACGCCTGTTGCTCCCTCACCTGA
- a CDS encoding beta-galactosidase — MRERSIVATVLAALLALALLGTAAAPASAAGTAGARALTTRATAAGTAGARARTTGATDAAPRHGRGEAVTFDRYSLMIGGRRTYIWSGEMHPYRLPSPALWRDVLQKMKANGLNAVSVYFDWGYHSPAPGVYDFSGVRDMDRFLSIADEVGLYVIARPGPYINAETDGGGFPAWLATQAGRARSDAPDYLAATDEWQGAIDPIIARHQVTTGGGSVILYQIENELASTGTSQRNYLHHLYDKARGDGIDVPIFHNDKGRNGYWVPASSAVEGTVPGPVDMYAFDGYPGGTCRTDGTPGAPSTAPDWGIQGAGGAKGGATASPETPGFTAEFGGGWFDYWGSAGTYPCTAVRQGNGYERVFYGTNIANRLTVHNVYMTFGGTSWGWLPAPVVYTSYDYGAAIDEARRIRPKAAALKELGYFVQSVAPLTKVEKGPDVPTSNPAVRIEHTVNPDTGTNFYFAVHNPSNATTTDPFTFTVDGSTVSSTLTGQDAKTFVAGYDLEGHHLAYSTSEIMTHLPGVALLYGRNGENGETVFRYDAEPTVRVLAGTATSSWDPATGNLKLTYPHNGLTRVRITAEGRPSLTVLLADQTTADSFWRVDSDNGPVLARGPALVRTAHSRGSRLELTGDTDSPASLEIWGAADARTVTWNGAPVAMRRVGADNPARPDAASPRPDASARPNAASPRPVTARPDRGDSLRSVRALPGAAAVTLPDLTAAGWKYSAESPEAEPGFADDAWRTADLQTTNSTTKPPAGQPVLTADDYGFHHGDIWYRGRFSGPAPATVSLDFGGGGAGLLQAWLDGTYLGQMVLPTGLSSPPTRGTATLAVPESLRTDGPHVLAVMVRNDSHNEDGGVNDAHKEGRGLISTTLTGVTWKLQGARGTDAKRGPLNNGGLYGERNGWYLPGFRDRGWRTASVPAATARPGTSWYRTSFDLRVPAGHDASLGLTIGDPAVPRNDRHYRVLIFVNGWNMGQYIADVGPQHTFVLPTGVLDTHGRNTIALAVTSDGGAADALESVRLTNLATVRGGAQR, encoded by the coding sequence ATGCGAGAACGGTCGATCGTCGCGACGGTGCTGGCGGCACTGCTGGCCCTCGCCCTGCTCGGAACGGCCGCTGCGCCCGCGAGCGCAGCGGGTACGGCCGGCGCGCGGGCGCTCACCACCCGCGCAACTGCGGCGGGCACCGCCGGCGCGCGGGCGCGCACCACAGGAGCAACGGACGCCGCACCGCGTCACGGTCGTGGCGAGGCGGTGACCTTCGACCGGTACTCGTTGATGATCGGCGGCCGGCGGACGTACATCTGGTCGGGCGAGATGCACCCGTACCGGCTGCCCAGCCCGGCGCTCTGGCGCGACGTGCTGCAGAAGATGAAGGCCAATGGCCTCAACGCGGTCTCCGTCTACTTCGACTGGGGCTACCACTCCCCCGCGCCCGGCGTCTACGACTTCAGCGGTGTGCGGGACATGGACCGTTTCCTCAGCATCGCCGACGAGGTCGGCCTGTACGTCATCGCGCGCCCCGGGCCGTACATCAACGCCGAGACCGACGGTGGTGGCTTCCCGGCGTGGCTGGCCACCCAGGCCGGACGGGCCCGCAGCGATGCCCCCGATTACCTGGCCGCGACCGACGAGTGGCAGGGCGCGATCGACCCGATCATCGCGCGGCACCAGGTGACCACCGGCGGCGGCTCGGTCATCCTCTACCAGATCGAGAACGAGCTCGCCTCGACCGGCACCAGTCAACGCAACTACCTGCACCACCTGTACGACAAGGCTCGTGGTGACGGGATCGACGTGCCCATCTTCCACAACGACAAGGGACGCAACGGCTACTGGGTCCCGGCGAGTTCGGCCGTCGAAGGCACCGTCCCCGGCCCGGTCGACATGTACGCCTTCGACGGCTACCCCGGCGGCACCTGCCGCACCGACGGCACCCCCGGCGCCCCCAGCACCGCACCCGACTGGGGCATCCAGGGCGCGGGCGGGGCCAAGGGCGGTGCCACGGCCTCTCCCGAGACACCCGGCTTCACCGCGGAGTTCGGCGGCGGCTGGTTCGACTACTGGGGCAGCGCCGGCACCTATCCGTGCACGGCGGTGCGCCAGGGCAACGGCTACGAGCGGGTCTTCTACGGCACGAACATCGCCAACCGGCTGACCGTCCACAACGTGTACATGACGTTCGGCGGCACGTCCTGGGGCTGGTTGCCCGCGCCGGTGGTCTACACCTCGTACGACTACGGCGCCGCCATCGACGAGGCGCGGCGGATCCGGCCGAAGGCAGCCGCCCTCAAGGAACTCGGGTACTTCGTGCAGAGCGTCGCCCCGCTGACGAAGGTCGAGAAGGGCCCCGACGTGCCGACCTCGAACCCGGCAGTGCGGATCGAACACACCGTCAACCCGGACACCGGCACCAACTTCTACTTCGCCGTGCACAACCCGTCGAACGCCACCACGACCGACCCGTTCACGTTCACTGTTGACGGCTCGACAGTGTCGTCGACATTGACCGGGCAGGACGCCAAGACGTTCGTGGCCGGCTACGACCTCGAGGGCCATCATCTCGCCTACTCGACCTCGGAGATCATGACGCACCTGCCGGGCGTCGCGCTGCTCTACGGCCGCAACGGCGAGAACGGCGAAACCGTTTTCCGGTACGACGCCGAGCCCACCGTCCGCGTTCTCGCCGGAACAGCCACATCGAGCTGGGATCCCGCGACGGGCAACCTCAAGCTGACGTACCCGCACAACGGGCTGACCCGGGTGCGCATCACCGCCGAGGGCCGGCCGTCGCTCACCGTTCTGCTGGCCGACCAGACCACGGCGGACTCGTTCTGGCGCGTCGACAGCGACAACGGCCCGGTGCTGGCCCGCGGACCGGCACTGGTCCGCACCGCGCACTCCCGCGGCTCGCGTCTCGAGCTCACCGGCGACACGGACAGCCCGGCAAGCCTCGAGATCTGGGGCGCTGCCGACGCTCGAACCGTTACCTGGAACGGCGCGCCGGTCGCCATGCGCAGAGTGGGCGCCGACAACCCCGCCCGGCCCGATGCCGCTTCCCCACGGCCCGACGCCTCCGCGCGACCCAACGCCGCCTCCCCACGGCCCGTCACCGCGCGGCCCGACCGTGGCGACAGCCTGCGGAGCGTGCGAGCCCTGCCCGGTGCTGCCGCCGTGACACTGCCGGACCTGACCGCCGCCGGCTGGAAGTACTCGGCCGAGTCACCGGAAGCCGAGCCCGGCTTTGCCGACGATGCCTGGCGGACCGCGGACTTGCAGACCACGAACAGCACGACGAAGCCACCCGCCGGACAGCCGGTGCTCACCGCCGACGACTACGGCTTCCACCACGGTGACATCTGGTATCGCGGACGGTTCAGCGGCCCGGCGCCGGCCACGGTGAGCCTCGACTTCGGCGGTGGCGGCGCCGGGCTGCTGCAGGCCTGGCTCGACGGCACGTACCTGGGCCAGATGGTGCTGCCCACCGGGCTGTCGTCGCCGCCGACGCGAGGGACGGCCACGCTTGCCGTACCGGAGTCGCTGCGGACCGACGGCCCGCACGTGCTGGCGGTCATGGTCCGCAACGACTCGCACAACGAGGACGGCGGCGTCAACGACGCGCACAAGGAGGGCCGCGGCCTGATCTCGACGACGCTGACCGGCGTCACCTGGAAGCTGCAGGGTGCCAGGGGCACCGACGCGAAGCGCGGGCCGCTGAACAACGGCGGGCTCTACGGCGAGCGCAACGGCTGGTACCTGCCCGGTTTCCGCGACCGGGGCTGGCGCACGGCGAGCGTCCCGGCGGCGACCGCCCGGCCCGGCACCTCCTGGTACCGCACCAGCTTCGACCTGAGGGTGCCCGCCGGACATGACGCATCGCTGGGGCTGACGATCGGCGATCCAGCGGTCCCCCGCAACGACCGGCACTACCGAGTGCTCATCTTCGTCAACGGCTGGAACATGGGCCAGTACATCGCGGACGTCGGGCCACAGCACACGTTCGTGTTGCCGACGGGTGTACTCGACACACATGGCCGCAACACGATCGCCCTCGCCGTCACCAGCGACGGTGGCGCCGCCGACGCGCTCGAGAGCGTGCGATTGACCAACCTTGCCACGGTACGGGGAGGAGCACAGCGATGA
- a CDS encoding prolyl oligopeptidase family serine peptidase, protein MSAFDDLDAYVALSRLDGLHLAPDGRRLVVGVGTPDRTNSRYATAVWEVDPDGSRPARRLTRSDKGESPAGFTPAGDLLFVSARERPDATLPAEPGAPGAGAPATGKPAGGGGKDEPQAALWLQPAGGGDARVLACPPGGVRGVRVSGSGTVVLGSALLPSAADVADDKEARSGRKDAGVSAILHEGFPVRYWDHDLGPDRTRLLVGELRAGTSRELRAGTSRELGAGVGRELGAGTGRELPPGAGRELGEEAVLELRDLTGHAGGALTDTCSWDITPDGRTVVTMWAVAEPHGSQRYVVMAFDVASGERRELAGDAEHDYEDPRVSPDGGQVAVVVRRRSTVDDPGRTWIGIVPLAGGGVRALTAGWDRLPSGARWTPDGASLVVSADDQGRSPLWRVETGTGQVHRLTADHGAYTSIQIAPDGRSVYALRSAIDSPPAPVRVDLPGGGEPVVLYDADSVRVPGRLEEVTATAADGTPLRAWIALPEGGEPAPLLLWVHGGPQASWNAWQWRWNPWLAVARGYAVLLPDPALSTGYGTDFLRRGWGDWGGTPYTDLMTLTDAAESRHDIDASRTGAMGGSFGGYMANWIAGHTDRFAAIVTHASLWALEPFVGTTDASFYWSREMTPEMTAANSPHRFASAITTPMLVIHGDKDYRVPIGEALRLWWALMSAGDGEPGPHKFLYFPDENHWILKPGNVKAWYATVFAFLDHHVLGEKWERPALLS, encoded by the coding sequence GTGAGCGCTTTTGATGACCTTGACGCCTATGTCGCCCTGTCCCGGCTCGACGGACTCCACCTGGCGCCCGACGGCCGCCGGCTCGTCGTGGGGGTGGGCACCCCGGACCGCACCAACAGCCGCTACGCGACGGCGGTGTGGGAGGTCGACCCGGACGGCTCCCGGCCCGCCCGGCGGCTGACCCGCAGCGACAAGGGTGAGTCGCCGGCCGGCTTCACCCCGGCGGGTGACTTGCTGTTCGTCTCGGCCCGCGAACGCCCCGACGCCACCCTGCCGGCAGAACCCGGTGCGCCGGGAGCGGGCGCACCGGCGACGGGCAAGCCCGCCGGAGGCGGCGGCAAGGACGAACCGCAGGCGGCGCTGTGGCTGCAACCGGCGGGTGGCGGTGACGCTCGGGTGCTCGCCTGCCCGCCCGGCGGGGTCCGCGGCGTACGGGTCAGCGGGTCCGGGACCGTCGTGCTCGGCTCGGCCCTGCTGCCCTCGGCCGCCGATGTGGCCGACGACAAGGAAGCCCGCTCCGGTCGCAAGGACGCCGGCGTCTCGGCGATCCTGCACGAGGGGTTCCCGGTCCGCTACTGGGACCACGACCTGGGCCCGGACCGGACCCGCCTGCTCGTCGGCGAGCTGCGCGCCGGAACCAGCCGGGAGCTGCGCGCCGGAACCAGCCGGGAGCTGGGCGCCGGAGTCGGCCGGGAGCTGGGCGCCGGAACCGGCCGGGAGTTGCCTCCCGGAGCCGGCCGGGAGCTGGGCGAGGAGGCCGTTCTGGAGCTGCGCGACCTGACCGGGCATGCCGGCGGCGCGCTGACCGACACCTGCTCCTGGGACATCACGCCGGATGGCCGCACGGTCGTGACCATGTGGGCGGTCGCCGAGCCGCACGGATCGCAGCGGTACGTCGTGATGGCCTTCGACGTGGCCAGCGGCGAACGGCGCGAGCTGGCCGGCGACGCCGAGCACGACTACGAGGACCCGCGCGTGTCGCCCGACGGCGGCCAGGTGGCGGTCGTCGTCCGCCGCCGGTCAACTGTTGACGACCCGGGCCGGACCTGGATCGGCATCGTCCCGCTGGCCGGTGGGGGCGTACGCGCGCTGACCGCCGGGTGGGACCGGCTGCCCAGCGGTGCGCGCTGGACGCCGGACGGTGCCTCGCTCGTCGTGAGCGCCGATGACCAGGGCCGCTCGCCGCTGTGGCGGGTGGAGACCGGCACCGGTCAGGTGCACCGGCTGACCGCCGACCATGGCGCGTACACCAGCATCCAGATCGCTCCGGACGGCCGGTCCGTCTACGCGCTGCGGTCGGCCATCGACAGCCCGCCGGCCCCGGTGCGGGTCGACCTGCCCGGCGGCGGCGAGCCGGTGGTGCTGTACGACGCCGATTCCGTACGGGTGCCGGGGCGCTTGGAAGAAGTGACGGCGACCGCCGCTGACGGCACCCCGCTGCGCGCCTGGATCGCGTTGCCCGAGGGCGGTGAACCGGCGCCGTTGCTGCTGTGGGTGCACGGTGGCCCGCAGGCCTCGTGGAACGCCTGGCAGTGGCGGTGGAACCCGTGGCTTGCCGTGGCGCGCGGGTACGCGGTGCTGCTGCCCGACCCGGCCCTGTCCACCGGTTACGGCACCGACTTCCTCCGGCGCGGCTGGGGCGACTGGGGCGGCACCCCGTACACCGACTTGATGACGTTGACGGACGCCGCCGAGTCACGTCACGACATCGATGCGTCCCGGACCGGCGCCATGGGCGGCTCGTTCGGGGGCTACATGGCCAACTGGATCGCCGGGCACACCGACCGCTTCGCGGCGATCGTCACCCATGCCTCGCTGTGGGCGCTGGAGCCGTTCGTGGGCACCACCGACGCATCGTTCTACTGGTCGCGGGAGATGACGCCGGAGATGACCGCGGCCAACTCGCCGCATCGCTTCGCCTCGGCCATCACCACGCCGATGCTGGTCATCCATGGTGACAAGGACTATCGCGTGCCGATCGGCGAGGCGCTGCGGCTGTGGTGGGCGCTGATGTCGGCCGGCGACGGGGAGCCGGGCCCGCACAAGTTCCTCTACTTCCCGGACGAGAACCACTGGATCCTCAAGCCCGGCAACGTCAAGGCCTGGTACGCCACGGTGTTCGCCTTCCTGGACCACCACGTCCTCGGCGAGAAGTGGGAGCGGCCCGCCCTGCTCAGTTGA